In the genome of uncultured Paludibaculum sp., the window GATCTGGACGCGAGGGACTGGACCGCAGCCTGAGAGAATCACCGTGCCCAAGAACCACACAGTCGTCCAAGCCGACCATATCGCCAAGATCGCCGAGAAGTACCACTTCTTCGACTACACGATCATCTGGGACGATGGCGCCAATGCCGACGTGAAATCGAAGCGCACCAACCCGAACATCCTGTATCCAGGCGATGTCGTGGTGATCCCGGACAAGACGCCGAAGACCGAGACGCGGCCCACCACGCGCACCTACACCTTCAAGGTGAAGCCGCAGCCACTGCAAGTCCGGCTGCAGATCTTCGACTACGATGGCGAGCCCGCTGTGGGCGACTTCAAGTTCAAAATCGAAGGTGACTCGGGCAGCCAGGCGTTGACGGACGGAAAGTTCCGCAAGCCCATCTCGCGAGCCTGGGAAAACGG includes:
- a CDS encoding peptidoglycan-binding domain-containing protein, with the protein product MPKNHTVVQADHIAKIAEKYHFFDYTIIWDDGANADVKSKRTNPNILYPGDVVVIPDKTPKTETRPTTRTYTFKVKPQPLQVRLQIFDYDGEPAVGDFKFKIEGDSGSQALTDGKFRKPISRAWENGSIRFDKLNILDIPMKIGWLDPVEYQSGQVARLNNLGYNAGVVESPDALQFRSAVEEFQCDNGLDVTGTCDADTQAKLKEVHQC